From the Butyrivibrio fibrisolvens genome, one window contains:
- the fliD gene encoding flagellar filament capping protein FliD translates to MANNIMSNGIYNHFLTSYASNDITKADSHKKDELKDIYKSIVRINKDSPLYLLKQDSVNEETAIAFKESARKLQGDLAMLKGDGDSGDFNNKVAFSSDTEAVSATYIGQASADPPSFDITVERLAQSQVNTGNFLPNEKSALEEGSYFFDAKIGEQSFEFQFSIGANDTNLDIQQRISRLINKAGVTLEAEVISNENGENAIEVKASKQSLKQGQTRQFDIMDALNSPRHGIVPYFGLGNTSIEPTTAQFTIGGETHTSQSNHFTVASVYEIELKEPTNGQEPVHIGVKSDNDALVENVKNLVSSYNTFLDSVSSSDENMPARTKMQTSIKSVASQHIGSLGQIGIGQLENGHIELNEESLRQMQSQAQDPSELMVPVKEFADHLKSISKEIMLDPMKFTHRPIVNYKNPGHEYANPYMTSEYSGMMFNNYC, encoded by the coding sequence ATGGCTAACAACATCATGTCAAATGGTATCTACAACCATTTTCTAACGTCATATGCATCGAATGATATCACTAAAGCCGATTCTCACAAAAAAGATGAGCTTAAAGATATCTACAAATCGATAGTCCGTATTAACAAAGATTCCCCTCTTTATCTTCTTAAACAGGATAGTGTTAATGAGGAAACCGCTATTGCATTCAAAGAATCTGCACGTAAATTGCAGGGTGATCTTGCTATGCTCAAAGGTGACGGCGACAGTGGTGATTTTAATAACAAAGTCGCATTTTCATCCGATACAGAAGCGGTATCCGCTACCTATATAGGCCAGGCGTCAGCCGATCCTCCTTCATTTGATATAACTGTAGAAAGGCTTGCACAGTCACAGGTCAATACCGGCAATTTCCTTCCAAATGAAAAGTCAGCTCTGGAAGAAGGAAGTTACTTCTTTGATGCCAAGATAGGCGAACAGAGTTTCGAGTTCCAATTCTCTATCGGAGCGAATGATACAAATCTTGATATCCAGCAGAGAATTTCAAGGCTTATCAACAAAGCCGGTGTTACATTGGAAGCAGAAGTTATAAGTAACGAAAACGGCGAGAATGCCATAGAAGTCAAGGCTTCCAAGCAGTCTCTAAAACAGGGACAGACAAGACAATTTGATATAATGGATGCCCTAAACAGTCCCAGACACGGCATCGTTCCATATTTTGGCCTTGGCAACACAAGTATAGAACCGACCACTGCACAGTTTACTATAGGCGGAGAGACTCACACATCGCAGTCCAATCACTTCACGGTTGCTTCTGTATATGAAATAGAATTAAAAGAACCCACAAATGGACAAGAACCTGTACACATCGGCGTCAAATCCGACAATGATGCTCTTGTAGAAAACGTCAAGAATCTTGTATCAAGTTATAACACCTTCCTTGACAGCGTCTCATCATCAGATGAAAACATGCCTGCAAGGACCAAGATGCAGACCTCAATAAAGTCTGTTGCATCGCAGCATATAGGAAGTCTTGGACAGATAGGAATAGGTCAGCTTGAAAACGGACATATAGAACTAAATGAAGAATCACTAAGGCAGATGCAATCACAGGCACAGGATCCTTCAGAACTCATGGTTCCTGTCAAAGAGTTTGCAGATCATCTTAAGAGTATCAGTAAAGAGATAATGCTGGATCCTATGAAGTTCACGCATAGGCCTATAGTTAATTACAAGAACCCGGGTCATGAATATGCTAACCCATATATGACCAGCGAATACTCAGGTATGATGTTCAACAACTATTGCTGA
- the csrA gene encoding carbon storage regulator CsrA: MLALSRKKNEAIIVNNNIEITVLEIRGDQVKLGIAAPKEIPIYRQEVYAQIQAENKKATEAAGANLDELNKLM; encoded by the coding sequence ATGTTAGCTTTATCCAGAAAAAAGAACGAAGCAATTATCGTCAACAACAATATAGAGATCACCGTTCTCGAGATTCGCGGAGATCAGGTTAAGCTCGGAATCGCAGCTCCAAAAGAAATTCCGATCTATCGTCAGGAAGTATATGCACAGATTCAGGCCGAGAATAAGAAGGCTACTGAAGCTGCAGGCGCTAATCTTGATGAACTCAACAAACTTATGTGA
- the glf gene encoding UDP-galactopyranose mutase yields MNYDYLVVGAGLYGCVFAHEAAKAGKKCLVIDKRDTIAGNVHTSENMGIQVHDYGAHIFHTSDEEVWQYVQKFAHFNNYVNSPMAVYKDELYNLPFNMNTFSKMWGIRTPEQAQEIIGKQSREAVIEILKNRGVSEPTDYDISNFEADNLEEQGLSLAGKDIFEKLIKGYTEKQWGRSCSELPAFIIKRLPFRFIYDNNYFNDPYQGIPVGGYTAMCERLLGMRDDMGGQICGIQAHNNITVQLSTDFFEFVDMKKQRPGREITSKDGDTFAKVVYTGMIDEFFGYELGNLEYRSLRFETTSMPEVDNYQGNAVVNYTEREVPYTRIIEHKHFEFGKGRGTVITKEYPSEWKPGDEPYYPMNNDRNNILFARYQREAESWTQVIFGGRLGQYKYYNMDQVIRQALDAVKRNF; encoded by the coding sequence ATGAATTATGACTATCTTGTAGTAGGTGCAGGCCTCTATGGCTGTGTATTTGCACATGAAGCCGCTAAGGCGGGCAAAAAGTGCCTTGTCATTGATAAAAGGGACACTATTGCCGGTAATGTCCATACCAGTGAGAATATGGGAATCCAGGTTCACGATTATGGTGCACATATCTTCCATACATCAGATGAGGAAGTATGGCAGTATGTTCAGAAGTTTGCTCATTTTAACAACTATGTGAATTCTCCGATGGCTGTTTACAAGGATGAGCTTTACAATCTTCCGTTTAATATGAACACTTTTTCCAAGATGTGGGGTATCAGAACACCCGAGCAGGCTCAGGAAATAATTGGTAAGCAGAGCCGTGAAGCTGTGATAGAGATCCTCAAAAATCGCGGAGTATCAGAGCCGACTGATTACGATATCAGTAATTTTGAAGCTGATAATCTTGAAGAGCAGGGACTTTCTCTTGCAGGCAAGGATATCTTTGAGAAGCTCATAAAAGGATATACAGAGAAGCAGTGGGGCAGAAGCTGCAGCGAGCTGCCTGCATTTATCATAAAGCGTCTTCCTTTCAGATTCATATATGATAACAATTACTTCAACGATCCATATCAGGGAATCCCTGTAGGCGGATATACTGCAATGTGTGAGAGACTTCTGGGAATGCGTGATGATATGGGCGGCCAGATCTGCGGTATTCAGGCTCATAACAATATCACAGTACAGCTCTCAACAGATTTCTTTGAATTTGTAGATATGAAAAAGCAAAGACCGGGACGCGAGATCACATCCAAAGACGGAGATACATTTGCTAAGGTCGTATATACAGGTATGATCGATGAGTTCTTTGGTTATGAACTTGGTAATCTTGAGTATCGTTCTCTAAGATTCGAGACAACAAGCATGCCTGAAGTTGATAACTATCAGGGCAATGCTGTTGTTAACTATACAGAAAGAGAAGTTCCTTATACAAGGATCATCGAACACAAGCATTTTGAGTTTGGTAAGGGTAGAGGAACTGTGATCACCAAGGAATATCCTTCAGAGTGGAAGCCTGGTGATGAACCTTATTATCCTATGAACAATGACAGGAACAATATCCTTTTTGCCAGATACCAAAGAGAAGCTGAAAGCTGGACACAGGTTATCTTCGGCGGTCGTCTTGGTCAGTACAAATATTACAATATGGATCAGGTCATCAGACAGGCACTTGATGCTGTCAAAAGGAACTTTTGA
- the fliW gene encoding flagellar assembly protein FliW has protein sequence MKIATKIFGEIEIADDKIIVFPNGIIGFPDLNRFSLMYDKDKGSHNIQWLQSLDEPAFAMPVMDPLHVQEDYNPEVEDDVLEDVKPITDDNMLVLVTLTVPHDLTKMTANLKGPFIINADTRKGCQVILDDDKYQIKYPIYDILKKMKDNNEKKA, from the coding sequence ATGAAAATTGCAACTAAGATTTTTGGTGAGATTGAAATTGCGGATGACAAGATAATTGTTTTTCCAAATGGAATCATTGGATTTCCTGATCTTAACAGGTTTTCACTTATGTATGACAAGGATAAGGGAAGTCATAATATTCAGTGGCTTCAATCATTGGATGAACCTGCATTTGCAATGCCTGTGATGGATCCGCTTCATGTTCAGGAAGATTATAATCCTGAAGTTGAAGATGACGTGCTTGAGGATGTAAAGCCTATCACTGATGATAATATGCTTGTTCTTGTAACATTAACAGTTCCGCATGATCTTACTAAGATGACTGCTAATCTTAAGGGACCTTTTATCATTAACGCCGACACTCGTAAGGGCTGTCAGGTTATACTTGACGATGATAAATATCAGATCAAATATCCGATATATGACATTCTCAAGAAGATGAAAGATAATAATGAGAAAAAGGCCTAA
- a CDS encoding gamma carbonic anhydrase family protein, whose amino-acid sequence MKEPVIDKRAYIASSADVIGDVTIGPMCSVWNHATIRADRDTITIGEGSNIQDNAVIHEEKGLPVTIGKYVTVGHSAIVHGSYVDDYSLIGMHATIMNGCHIGKNCIIGAGALVTENTVIPDDSLVMGVPAKVVKKVSPSQKAHFKENAMRYVNEAMELLGD is encoded by the coding sequence ATGAAAGAACCTGTGATAGATAAAAGAGCTTATATAGCTAGTTCTGCTGATGTAATAGGAGATGTGACCATAGGGCCTATGTGCAGCGTATGGAATCATGCAACCATAAGAGCAGATAGAGATACCATAACTATAGGTGAAGGGTCTAATATACAGGACAATGCAGTCATACATGAAGAAAAAGGCCTTCCTGTTACAATAGGTAAATATGTAACAGTAGGCCATAGTGCTATAGTCCACGGATCATATGTTGATGATTATAGTCTTATAGGCATGCATGCAACTATAATGAACGGCTGCCATATAGGCAAGAACTGCATCATAGGCGCAGGAGCACTTGTTACAGAGAACACAGTCATTCCCGATGACAGCCTTGTAATGGGCGTACCAGCCAAGGTAGTCAAAAAAGTATCTCCTTCTCAAAAAGCTCACTTTAAAGAAAATGCCATGCGCTATGTTAATGAAGCCATGGAGCTTCTAGGCGATTAA
- a CDS encoding glycerophosphodiester phosphodiesterase family protein: MQIGIMGTGRTADIIAQVVAKSREYDLTCIYDTRIDKAQNFAKKYHCGTSTFDPEVVSGSCDMVYISAENSCREELVKKMLDEGKHVLCQAPISMSGKTAEDLYDMASNKGLVLMEATGSLNTPGFMKLTEVLKSGVIGSIVDIEASFSRLIPTNEREHSFPEGGCFETFGNFVLAPVLRLLGTSYKDININAVYGLNGIDTYTKVTLKYDHAQATVKTATAVLSDDALTITGSMGCINVESPWYLMRKFTIKSYDDKNNDIIYCDSNSNGFTYDLAEFRRRVASIGRNNLTDHMSENTYEKIRNQVVSSDPVTILSTKESIAAASVIEAFVKQRPKQGERKEVKIWAHRGCSMAYPENTLEAFEAAAKIPGITGIETDVQLTKDGEVVVFHDEHTGRVTDGTRYVRDYTLDQLKKLHIQMAGGETTTIPTLKQMLELLKPYCEENGLLINIELKTSVVRYPGIEQKVLDIVSEFEMEKYIVYSSFLAESIKIIKELLPSAKTGMLSGTMEGCIQGAVYAGADALHPWIGGMNARGEGRLKDVPIRAWNMEEPFFNDGRMLEERDMGKYSEFGVTDIITNVPEIYLKN; this comes from the coding sequence ATGCAGATTGGAATAATGGGAACGGGTAGAACTGCGGATATTATTGCACAGGTAGTAGCAAAGAGCAGAGAATATGATCTTACATGCATCTATGATACAAGAATTGATAAGGCGCAGAACTTTGCAAAAAAATACCACTGCGGGACATCAACCTTTGATCCTGAAGTTGTATCCGGAAGCTGTGACATGGTCTATATATCTGCAGAGAACAGCTGCAGAGAAGAACTTGTCAAAAAGATGCTTGATGAAGGTAAACATGTACTGTGTCAGGCTCCTATATCTATGTCCGGAAAGACAGCAGAAGACCTTTATGATATGGCCTCTAACAAAGGACTTGTCCTTATGGAGGCAACCGGAAGCCTTAATACGCCCGGTTTTATGAAACTAACAGAGGTTCTTAAAAGTGGAGTTATAGGAAGCATTGTGGATATAGAAGCTTCTTTTTCCAGACTTATTCCTACCAATGAGAGAGAGCATTCATTCCCTGAAGGTGGTTGTTTTGAAACTTTTGGTAATTTTGTATTGGCTCCTGTTCTAAGACTGCTTGGAACCTCGTACAAGGATATAAACATAAATGCCGTATACGGATTAAATGGTATTGATACATATACTAAAGTAACTCTAAAGTACGATCATGCACAGGCAACGGTCAAGACTGCTACGGCGGTACTAAGCGATGATGCTCTTACCATCACGGGTTCCATGGGCTGTATCAATGTTGAGTCGCCCTGGTATCTTATGCGCAAATTTACTATCAAGTCCTATGACGATAAGAACAATGACATCATCTACTGCGATAGCAACAGTAACGGCTTTACGTATGATCTTGCAGAGTTTAGAAGAAGAGTTGCTTCTATTGGCAGGAACAATCTGACTGATCATATGTCCGAGAATACTTATGAGAAGATCAGAAATCAGGTAGTAAGCAGTGATCCTGTAACGATTCTTTCTACCAAAGAGAGTATCGCCGCAGCCTCTGTCATAGAAGCTTTTGTAAAGCAAAGACCAAAACAGGGCGAAAGAAAAGAGGTTAAGATCTGGGCTCACAGAGGATGCAGCATGGCATATCCTGAGAATACGCTGGAAGCTTTCGAGGCAGCAGCCAAAATCCCGGGCATCACAGGTATAGAAACTGATGTGCAGCTTACCAAGGACGGAGAGGTTGTTGTATTCCATGATGAGCATACAGGAAGGGTTACTGATGGAACAAGGTATGTAAGAGACTATACACTTGATCAGCTAAAAAAACTCCATATACAGATGGCGGGCGGTGAGACTACGACTATACCTACCTTGAAGCAGATGCTAGAGCTCCTCAAGCCCTACTGCGAAGAAAATGGTCTTCTTATTAACATAGAGCTTAAAACAAGCGTTGTGAGATATCCAGGAATTGAGCAGAAGGTTCTTGATATTGTAAGCGAATTTGAGATGGAGAAATATATAGTATATTCATCATTCCTTGCAGAATCTATCAAGATAATCAAAGAGCTCCTTCCTTCTGCAAAGACAGGCATGCTTTCAGGTACCATGGAAGGCTGTATACAAGGGGCTGTTTATGCAGGCGCCGATGCTCTTCATCCATGGATAGGAGGAATGAATGCAAGAGGAGAAGGAAGGCTTAAAGATGTGCCGATCCGCGCCTGGAATATGGAAGAGCCCTTCTTTAATGATGGTAGGATGCTTGAAGAAAGAGACATGGGCAAGTATTCAGAATTCGGTGTGACTGATATTATTACTAATGTCCCTGAAATATATCTCAAAAACTAA
- a CDS encoding DUF2798 domain-containing protein has translation MPQTKLQNVIFTIMMVLVMVYGMVVYNITLDRGALTNDVFYIALFELPIMGVIGFIIEFLIAGRLAQKMAFKIVTPGQDKPIMIILAISTMTVMCMCPMMSLVATCLFKGIDSQIIAKWIQLTVTNFPMALCWQIFVAGSVVRFIFGHTFAKSNK, from the coding sequence ATGCCACAGACAAAACTTCAGAACGTTATATTCACTATCATGATGGTGCTTGTAATGGTATACGGTATGGTCGTATACAACATCACTTTGGATAGAGGTGCACTTACTAACGATGTATTTTACATTGCTCTTTTTGAGCTTCCTATTATGGGCGTGATCGGTTTCATTATTGAATTCCTTATTGCAGGAAGGCTTGCACAGAAGATGGCGTTCAAGATCGTAACACCAGGTCAGGACAAGCCTATCATGATAATACTTGCAATATCTACTATGACAGTTATGTGCATGTGCCCCATGATGAGCCTTGTAGCTACATGTCTTTTTAAGGGAATCGATTCTCAGATCATCGCTAAATGGATCCAGCTCACTGTGACCAACTTCCCTATGGCTCTTTGCTGGCAGATCTTCGTAGCAGGCTCTGTTGTCCGCTTCATATTCGGCCACACATTTGCAAAAAGCAATAAGTAA
- a CDS encoding flagellin — MRITNKIMHNNSIYNINNNKVAEDDLNTQIATGKKLTRPSDDPVIAIRALRLRSNVTELSQYYEKNANDAESWLSVTEDALSTITDVLTSMIQQCNKGVNQYETLDDIDTILTEMSALSDEYYSTGNEDYAGRYIFTGYRTQQSLTFKDDESTQYIKLHDEFNENNIDTSQRVIGAYSLGASDTSYPAESDMSASYVGRIRLSYDNIDPDTGNVSVRYRENFTVPATSILSTSSDEDTVYLAFKDRDGITRKVNISTYKDNAVTVTEADGSVTTYTASRNDDYGYTIKGENSSFGPFSMTLNQNGVATATDIDVDINGTDLMISYTDAAGSPRKAQVSILQSTTVTESNGSTTTYSITPEADEGYTIKAVNSQSGTSLFTVDHNGEVKAYDITATVADAALSTFNFTINGDQTTIQVPLTGASDAPYEVDVYDLAGNAYSMTVNTDGTYQISNESSLIDSGESINVVNLSSNGSVYSSYCETVIKPGVLNAPSLPKVIDSTTTEDIIDDIYVALEKDTENECFCLNAYTGEILLSAKLKEKLESLTDITNANNINVLYDKSSWLSGDTRPENLMKCTNIDDGVTVVYNGGNSSHIMQYDVGYGQTIEVNTTADEVFTTTVKRDVQDIRRLVDQMKNIKTMMGTMNSTLSVTTDENAIASIKREIAASQKSYDYMKEELKDMFGKKITSMQAALDKANVAVTENGTRSSRLSMTQDRLKNQLTTFKTLQSNNEDIDLAETATNLSTAELIYQSSLMATSKIMKESLMNYI; from the coding sequence ATGCGAATTACTAACAAGATAATGCACAATAACTCAATCTATAATATCAATAATAATAAGGTGGCAGAGGATGATCTTAATACTCAGATAGCTACAGGCAAGAAGCTTACAAGACCATCTGATGATCCTGTTATTGCAATAAGAGCGCTTCGCCTTCGCAGCAATGTTACAGAACTGTCCCAGTATTATGAGAAGAATGCAAATGATGCAGAAAGCTGGCTGAGCGTAACTGAAGATGCCCTTTCTACTATCACAGATGTACTGACATCTATGATCCAGCAGTGCAATAAGGGTGTAAACCAGTACGAGACACTTGATGATATAGACACTATCCTTACAGAGATGAGTGCTCTTTCTGATGAGTATTATTCTACAGGTAATGAAGATTATGCCGGGAGATATATTTTCACAGGATACAGAACCCAGCAGTCACTTACATTTAAGGATGATGAGAGTACACAGTATATAAAGCTTCACGATGAATTTAATGAAAATAATATAGATACATCTCAAAGGGTAATAGGAGCATATAGTCTTGGAGCTAGTGATACATCATATCCTGCAGAAAGTGATATGTCTGCTTCATATGTAGGTCGTATACGACTTTCATATGACAATATCGATCCTGATACAGGTAACGTGTCTGTAAGATATCGTGAGAATTTTACAGTTCCTGCTACATCTATTTTGTCAACATCATCAGATGAAGATACTGTATATCTTGCTTTTAAAGACAGGGACGGAATAACTCGTAAAGTTAATATTTCGACTTATAAGGATAATGCTGTAACAGTCACAGAAGCTGATGGTTCTGTGACAACATATACTGCTTCAAGAAATGATGATTATGGATATACCATAAAGGGTGAGAATTCATCTTTTGGACCTTTCTCAATGACCCTTAATCAAAACGGCGTTGCTACAGCAACTGATATAGATGTAGATATCAATGGAACAGACCTTATGATAAGCTATACAGATGCAGCAGGAAGCCCGAGGAAGGCTCAGGTCAGCATACTTCAGTCTACAACAGTTACAGAATCCAATGGATCGACTACTACATATTCCATCACACCGGAAGCTGACGAAGGCTATACTATAAAGGCAGTAAACTCACAGTCAGGTACAAGTCTTTTTACAGTAGATCACAATGGTGAAGTCAAGGCGTATGATATTACAGCTACTGTTGCAGATGCAGCGCTCTCTACCTTCAATTTTACTATTAACGGTGATCAGACAACCATTCAGGTCCCTCTTACAGGTGCATCGGATGCCCCTTATGAAGTTGATGTATATGACCTTGCAGGTAATGCATACTCTATGACAGTCAATACTGACGGCACATATCAGATAAGCAACGAAAGCTCTCTTATAGATTCAGGAGAGAGTATCAATGTTGTAAACTTATCTTCTAACGGAAGTGTATACAGCTCCTACTGCGAGACAGTTATAAAGCCGGGTGTCTTAAATGCACCAAGTCTTCCCAAGGTTATAGACTCAACTACTACAGAAGATATTATTGACGATATATATGTAGCACTGGAAAAAGATACTGAGAATGAGTGCTTCTGCCTTAATGCTTATACAGGAGAGATCCTGCTGTCAGCAAAGCTTAAAGAAAAACTTGAATCTCTTACTGATATAACCAATGCCAATAATATAAACGTATTGTATGATAAGTCATCCTGGCTCTCCGGCGATACAAGACCTGAAAATCTTATGAAGTGCACCAACATAGATGACGGCGTGACAGTAGTCTATAATGGCGGCAATTCAAGTCATATCATGCAGTATGACGTAGGATACGGACAGACTATAGAAGTTAATACAACCGCAGATGAAGTCTTCACTACAACTGTAAAAAGGGATGTTCAGGACATAAGAAGACTTGTTGATCAGATGAAGAATATCAAGACTATGATGGGTACTATGAACAGTACTCTATCTGTAACAACAGATGAAAATGCGATTGCAAGTATCAAGAGAGAAATCGCTGCTTCCCAGAAGTCGTATGACTACATGAAGGAAGAATTAAAGGATATGTTTGGCAAGAAGATCACTTCGATGCAGGCTGCACTTGATAAAGCCAATGTTGCGGTTACAGAAAATGGTACCAGATCAAGCCGACTTTCTATGACACAGGACAGACTTAAAAACCAGCTGACAACTTTTAAGACTCTTCAGAGCAATAACGAAGATATCGATCTTGCTGAGACAGCAACCAACCTCTCAACAGCAGAGCTTATATATCAGTCATCACTTATGGCAACAAGCAAGATAATGAAGGAATCGCTGATGAACTATATATAA